A portion of the bacterium genome contains these proteins:
- a CDS encoding Gfo/Idh/MocA family oxidoreductase, protein MGVKVGLIGAGAMGRRHLEALARDDRVRVVGVADAAEEAARSAAAEAGAKPCRDVGDLADAGAEAVFVTLPNAFHARVVLDALDRGLHVFCEKPMATTLADGRTVAERVRRSGRVYQMGFNRRWSPSYRFLKSHVDAGFVPYSANVKINDGDMLTPSWYTNVEICGGFMYDTAVHLVDMVGWLVGPVEQVSALGRRSCYPDYDDIAMLLRCHGDRPVVFSTCGHASWAAPQERVELYGDHALLVSEDLDRVRYTTRETADAPWEQLPSPDRVTLWGYVDEDREFIDACLAQAAPPVGVSEALQSIAVLEAAYTSIRTGGVSTPVPQE, encoded by the coding sequence GTGGGCGTGAAGGTGGGGTTGATCGGCGCCGGCGCGATGGGCCGCCGGCACCTGGAGGCGCTCGCGCGCGACGACCGCGTGCGGGTGGTGGGCGTCGCCGACGCGGCAGAGGAGGCCGCCCGCTCCGCGGCGGCCGAGGCCGGGGCGAAGCCGTGCCGCGACGTCGGGGACCTTGCCGACGCCGGCGCGGAAGCGGTCTTCGTGACGCTGCCGAACGCCTTCCACGCCCGGGTCGTGCTCGACGCGCTCGACCGTGGGCTTCACGTCTTCTGCGAGAAGCCGATGGCGACCACGCTCGCCGACGGACGGACGGTCGCGGAGCGGGTCCGGCGCTCCGGCCGGGTCTACCAGATGGGGTTCAACCGGCGCTGGTCGCCGTCGTACCGTTTCCTGAAATCCCATGTAGACGCGGGGTTTGTCCCGTACTCCGCGAACGTGAAGATCAACGACGGCGACATGCTGACCCCGAGCTGGTACACGAACGTCGAGATCTGCGGCGGCTTCATGTACGATACCGCCGTGCATCTCGTCGACATGGTCGGGTGGCTGGTGGGCCCCGTCGAGCAGGTCTCGGCGCTCGGCCGGCGCAGCTGCTACCCCGACTACGACGACATCGCGATGCTGCTACGCTGCCACGGCGACCGGCCGGTCGTCTTCAGCACGTGCGGACACGCGTCGTGGGCGGCGCCCCAGGAGCGCGTGGAGCTGTACGGCGATCACGCGCTGCTCGTCTCGGAGGACCTCGACCGCGTCCGGTACACGACGCGCGAGACGGCCGACGCGCCGTGGGAGCAGCTGCCGTCGCCGGACCGCGTGACGCTGTGGGGTTACGTCGACGAGGACCGCGAGTTCATCGACGCCTGCCTGGCCCAGGCGGCGCCGCCGGTCGGCGTGTCGGAGGCCCTTCAGAGCATCGCCGTACTCGAGGCCGCGTACACCAGCATCCGAACCGGCGGCGTGTCCACCCCGGTTCCTCAGGAGTAG
- a CDS encoding zinc-binding dehydrogenase, producing MRAATLVAPGRYEIREYPLPEPERGCALVKMRLSGICGTDKHTYQGYTTQYAGTAAPRQIPFPIIQGHENVGTVAAIGGDGTYRDVEGTPLAVGDRVVVGTNVVCGTCYYCRRGFPYYFCERMVDYGNNMSAADAPHLFGGWAEYLYVVSGSFLVRVPDGVPDEIAVLTEVMAVTVGLDRAKQMSAVPDVPFLFDDTVVVLGAGPLGMCFLMKARMLGAGIIAAVDLSPYRLEMARALGADHVLDAGRLTAAERLEAVRGFTHGRGADVVVECAGVPQVIPEALEMLRVGGLLVEAGNFSDLGDVPINPHRHLCTKSVRMLGVGGEEVGSYGPSLRQMARYRKHYPLDRFVSHRFPLEQVEAAVRKSMAPDSMKVVIEPWA from the coding sequence GTGCGGGCCGCGACCCTGGTCGCGCCCGGGCGCTACGAGATTCGCGAGTATCCGCTGCCGGAGCCGGAGCGGGGGTGCGCGCTCGTCAAAATGCGGCTGTCCGGCATCTGCGGCACCGACAAGCACACGTATCAGGGCTACACGACGCAGTACGCCGGCACGGCGGCGCCGCGCCAAATTCCGTTCCCGATCATCCAAGGCCACGAGAACGTCGGGACGGTCGCCGCGATCGGCGGCGACGGAACCTACCGCGACGTCGAGGGGACGCCCCTCGCGGTCGGCGACCGCGTCGTGGTCGGCACCAACGTCGTGTGCGGCACGTGCTACTACTGTCGTCGCGGATTCCCGTACTACTTCTGCGAGCGGATGGTGGACTACGGCAACAACATGAGCGCCGCGGACGCCCCGCATCTATTCGGCGGGTGGGCGGAGTACCTGTACGTCGTGTCCGGCAGTTTCCTCGTGCGGGTGCCCGACGGGGTGCCGGACGAGATCGCCGTGCTCACCGAGGTCATGGCGGTGACGGTCGGGCTGGACCGCGCCAAGCAGATGTCGGCCGTGCCCGACGTGCCGTTTCTGTTCGACGACACGGTGGTCGTGCTGGGCGCCGGGCCCCTCGGGATGTGCTTTCTAATGAAGGCGCGGATGCTCGGCGCCGGGATCATCGCGGCGGTGGACCTTTCGCCGTACCGGCTGGAGATGGCGCGCGCGCTCGGCGCCGACCACGTGCTGGACGCCGGCCGGCTGACCGCGGCCGAGCGCCTCGAAGCCGTGCGCGGTTTTACCCACGGCCGCGGCGCCGACGTGGTGGTGGAGTGCGCAGGGGTCCCGCAGGTGATCCCGGAGGCGCTCGAGATGCTCCGCGTAGGCGGGCTCCTGGTCGAGGCCGGCAACTTCTCCGACCTCGGCGACGTGCCCATCAATCCGCACCGGCACCTCTGCACCAAGAGCGTCCGCATGCTCGGCGTCGGCGGCGAGGAAGTGGGCAGCTACGGACCCAGCCTGCGGCAGATGGCGCGCTACCGAAAGCACTATCCGCTGGACCGGTTCGTCTCGCACCGGTTCCCACTCGAGCAGGTTGAGGCGGCCGTCCGCAAGTCGATGGCGCCGGATTCAATGAAAGTGGTGATCGAACCGTGGGCGTGA
- a CDS encoding mandelate racemase/muconate lactonizing enzyme family protein, which translates to MRITKVRTRQVDVPLPAPFHPAWAPGQIVEAIHLAYVRIDTDAGVYGIAGHEFYGAEEQCVARIAQYLVGEDPLRIEKHAGTLRYLWPYFGTAVWFVEIALWDILGKVAGLPVYKLLGNCRDALPAYASTGQNRTPAQRAEDAKRLRDEGYRAIKLRIHNETLAGDVAQIAAVRKAVGGGMAIMADANQTDVDGAPLPGPHWSYHRALDTARALAEYDVTWLEEPLPRHAYEQLRRLREASPVPIAGGEVNQGYAELDRLLRDGCYDVLQPDVTLCEGLLRMRALAAAAAAMNVELTPHTWGDPLGTVANLHLAAAIPNVTYFEFPDDPPAFPAAVYQQTLKTPLVVDNGMVQVPQGPGLGVELQDWIFE; encoded by the coding sequence ATGCGCATCACGAAGGTTCGGACGCGCCAGGTGGACGTTCCGCTGCCGGCGCCGTTTCATCCGGCGTGGGCGCCGGGCCAGATCGTCGAGGCGATCCACCTCGCGTACGTGCGGATCGACACGGACGCCGGGGTCTACGGCATCGCCGGCCACGAGTTCTACGGCGCCGAGGAGCAGTGCGTCGCGCGGATTGCGCAGTACTTGGTCGGCGAGGATCCGCTGCGGATCGAGAAACACGCCGGCACGCTGCGCTACCTCTGGCCGTACTTCGGCACCGCGGTCTGGTTCGTGGAGATCGCGCTGTGGGACATCCTGGGTAAGGTCGCCGGTCTGCCGGTCTACAAGCTGCTCGGCAACTGCCGCGACGCGCTGCCGGCCTACGCGTCCACCGGCCAGAACCGCACGCCGGCCCAGCGCGCCGAGGACGCGAAGCGACTGCGCGACGAGGGCTACCGCGCGATCAAGCTGCGGATCCACAACGAGACGCTGGCCGGCGACGTCGCGCAGATCGCCGCGGTGCGGAAGGCCGTCGGCGGCGGCATGGCCATCATGGCCGACGCCAACCAGACCGACGTGGACGGCGCCCCGCTGCCGGGTCCGCACTGGAGCTACCACCGCGCGCTCGACACGGCGCGGGCGCTCGCGGAGTACGACGTGACGTGGCTCGAGGAGCCGCTGCCGCGGCACGCCTACGAGCAGCTGCGCCGCCTGCGCGAGGCGTCCCCGGTCCCGATCGCGGGGGGGGAGGTCAACCAAGGATATGCGGAGCTCGACCGGCTCCTGCGCGACGGCTGTTACGACGTGTTGCAACCGGACGTCACGCTGTGTGAGGGGTTGCTGCGCATGCGCGCGCTGGCGGCGGCGGCGGCGGCGATGAACGTGGAGCTGACGCCGCACACCTGGGGTGACCCGCTCGGCACGGTGGCCAACTTACACCTGGCCGCGGCGATTCCCAACGTCACCTATTTCGAGTTCCCGGACGATCCCCCGGCGTTCCCCGCGGCCGTCTACCAGCAAACGCTGAAGACGCCGCTGGTCGTCGACAACGGCATGGTGCAGGTTCCGCAGGGGCCCGGCCTCGGCGTGGAACTGCAGGATTGGATCTTCGAATGA